The following are encoded together in the Actinoplanes sp. N902-109 genome:
- a CDS encoding GntR family transcriptional regulator: MPVPTPASPPSRTLLRSHAFNALRAAIVDGTLAPGERLNDAELCAWLGVSRTPVREALAHLEKTGLVRITPGSRTEVAPLEGRAAVEAQAIAASMHELAARDAVPLVTRAQLAAMDTANRAFTAALDDLDVAAAITADDAFHRVFVDVSGNRMLAAILDDVTPLLRRMERARFAELAGRDSVAQHHAIVRLAAAGDAEGTAAAVRANWMTLRPVLE, from the coding sequence ATGCCGGTACCTACGCCTGCCTCGCCGCCCTCCCGGACCCTGCTGCGCTCGCATGCGTTCAACGCCCTGCGCGCCGCGATCGTGGACGGCACGCTGGCGCCCGGCGAGCGGCTCAACGACGCCGAGCTGTGCGCGTGGCTGGGCGTCAGCCGCACGCCCGTCCGCGAGGCCCTGGCGCATCTGGAGAAGACGGGCCTGGTGCGGATCACGCCGGGCAGCCGCACCGAGGTCGCCCCGCTCGAGGGCCGGGCGGCCGTGGAGGCGCAGGCGATCGCGGCGAGCATGCACGAGCTGGCCGCCCGCGACGCGGTGCCGCTGGTGACCCGGGCGCAGCTGGCCGCGATGGACACGGCGAACCGGGCTTTCACGGCCGCGCTGGACGACCTGGACGTGGCTGCGGCGATCACCGCGGACGACGCCTTCCACCGGGTCTTCGTCGACGTGTCGGGCAACCGGATGCTCGCCGCGATCCTCGACGACGTGACCCCGCTGTTGCGCCGCATGGAACGCGCGCGCTTCGCCGAGCTGGCCGGCCGCGACTCGGTCGCCCAGCACCACGCGATCGTGCGGCTGGCCGCAGCCGGCGATGCCGAGGGCACCGCCGCGGCCGTACGGGCCAACTGGATGACCCTGCGGCCCGTCCTGGAATGA
- a CDS encoding 1-aminocyclopropane-1-carboxylate deaminase, translating to MSLDDFDRYPLLFGPSPVHRLDRLTAHLGGARIWAKREDCNSGLAYGGNKTRKLEYIVPDILASGADTLVSIGGYQSNHTRQVAAVAAKLGLKAVLVQEKWVDWPDVTNDKVGNIMLSRIMGAEVRLDPAGFDIGIRDSWENAMADVRAAGGTPYGIPAGASEHPLGGLGFARWAHEVEAQEAELGVFFDTIVVCTVTGSTHAGMIAGFAAQDRPRRVIGIDASATPDRTRAQVGRIARHTAGLVGLGRDLRDDEITVLEGWAGDRYGIPAPSTIDAIRLTGSLEGMIIDPVYEGKSMAGLIDLVRSRDIPADATVLYAHLGGQPALNAYAGAF from the coding sequence ATGTCCCTCGACGATTTCGACCGGTACCCGCTGCTGTTCGGGCCCAGCCCGGTGCACCGGCTCGACCGGCTCACCGCACACCTCGGTGGCGCCCGGATCTGGGCCAAGCGCGAGGACTGCAACTCCGGGCTGGCCTACGGCGGCAACAAGACCCGCAAGCTGGAGTACATCGTCCCGGACATCCTGGCAAGCGGCGCCGACACGCTGGTGTCGATCGGGGGCTACCAGTCCAACCACACCCGCCAGGTCGCGGCGGTGGCGGCCAAGCTGGGCCTCAAGGCCGTACTGGTGCAGGAGAAGTGGGTCGACTGGCCGGACGTCACCAACGACAAGGTCGGCAACATCATGCTGTCCCGGATCATGGGTGCCGAGGTGCGGCTCGACCCGGCCGGCTTCGACATCGGCATCCGGGACTCCTGGGAGAACGCGATGGCTGACGTACGGGCCGCGGGTGGCACGCCGTACGGGATCCCGGCCGGCGCGTCCGAGCACCCCCTCGGCGGTCTGGGGTTCGCCCGGTGGGCGCACGAGGTCGAGGCGCAGGAGGCCGAGCTGGGCGTCTTCTTCGACACCATCGTGGTCTGCACGGTCACCGGCTCGACGCACGCGGGCATGATCGCCGGGTTCGCCGCGCAGGACCGTCCCCGGCGGGTCATCGGCATCGACGCCTCGGCCACCCCGGACCGGACGCGGGCCCAGGTCGGGCGGATCGCCCGGCACACCGCCGGGCTCGTCGGTCTGGGCCGCGACCTGCGCGACGACGAGATCACCGTGCTCGAGGGCTGGGCCGGTGACCGCTACGGCATCCCGGCGCCGTCCACGATCGACGCCATCCGGCTGACCGGCTCGCTGGAAGGCATGATCATCGACCCGGTGTACGAGGGCAAGTCCATGGCCGGGCTGATCGACCTGGTCCGCAGCCGCGACATCCCAGCCGACGCCACGGTCCTCTATGCCCACCTCGGCGGTCAGCCGGCGCTCAACGCCTACGCCGGCGCGTTCTGA
- a CDS encoding glycoside hydrolase family 6 protein, whose product MSLKRPLRRAVTALAACSVTLAVTSAPAAATIADGTRFYTPRPDPGAVQQIAELKAAGQRVLAHQIRVMTETPQAVWVTGGAGSSLTASVRTEARRAAATRTMPVFVAYNIPFRDCSQYSAGGATSVAEYKAWVDAFAAGIGSRKAAVLLEPDGLGIIPWYTTINGSQEWCQPAEADAATAAADRFAMLNYAVNRFKALPRTSVYLDGTHSAWLGVGDIADRLVKAGVRKADGFFLNVSNYETTERQLKFGDWISKCVYYGTQGPAEARGHFEQCASQYYPASPNDFSTWALSDAWYADNVGQVSPHRLAHFVVDTSRNGQGPWTAPAGVTWPDPQTWCNPPDRGLGLRPTTRTGDPLADALLWVKTPGQSDGQCDRGTGTGTDPARGGIADPAAGAWFPQQAEELVRLANPPLR is encoded by the coding sequence GTGTCCTTGAAACGTCCTCTGCGGCGGGCGGTCACCGCGCTCGCCGCCTGCTCGGTGACCTTGGCGGTCACGTCCGCACCCGCAGCCGCCACCATCGCCGACGGCACCCGCTTCTACACCCCGCGCCCCGACCCGGGCGCCGTCCAGCAGATCGCCGAGCTCAAAGCCGCCGGCCAGCGTGTCCTCGCGCACCAGATCCGGGTCATGACCGAGACCCCGCAGGCGGTGTGGGTCACCGGCGGCGCCGGTAGCTCGCTGACCGCCTCGGTGCGCACCGAGGCGCGGCGCGCGGCCGCGACCCGGACGATGCCGGTCTTCGTCGCCTACAACATCCCGTTCCGGGACTGCTCGCAGTACTCCGCCGGGGGTGCCACCTCGGTGGCGGAGTACAAGGCGTGGGTCGACGCCTTCGCGGCCGGGATCGGCAGCCGGAAAGCGGCGGTCCTGCTCGAACCGGACGGGCTGGGCATCATCCCCTGGTACACCACGATCAACGGCAGCCAGGAGTGGTGCCAGCCGGCCGAGGCGGACGCCGCCACCGCGGCCGCCGACCGGTTCGCGATGCTCAACTACGCGGTGAACCGGTTCAAGGCCCTGCCCCGCACCAGCGTCTATCTCGACGGCACCCACAGCGCCTGGCTCGGCGTCGGTGACATCGCCGACCGCCTGGTCAAGGCCGGTGTACGCAAGGCCGACGGCTTCTTCCTCAACGTGTCGAACTACGAGACCACCGAGCGCCAGCTCAAGTTCGGCGACTGGATCTCGAAGTGTGTCTACTACGGCACGCAGGGGCCGGCCGAGGCCCGCGGCCACTTCGAGCAGTGCGCCAGTCAGTACTACCCGGCCAGCCCGAACGACTTCAGCACCTGGGCGCTGAGCGATGCCTGGTACGCCGACAATGTCGGTCAGGTGTCGCCGCACCGGCTGGCGCACTTCGTGGTGGACACCAGCCGCAACGGGCAGGGCCCGTGGACCGCACCCGCCGGCGTGACCTGGCCGGACCCGCAGACCTGGTGCAACCCGCCGGACCGCGGTCTCGGCCTGCGGCCCACCACCCGCACCGGCGATCCGCTGGCCGACGCCCTGCTCTGGGTGAAGACGCCGGGGCAGTCCGACGGTCAGTGCGACCGCGGCACCGGCACCGGCACCGACCCGGCTCGCGGCGGCATCGCCGATCCGGCGGCCGGCGCCTGGTTCCCGCAGCAGGCCGAGGAACTGGTCCGGCTGGCGAACCCGCCGCTGCGCTGA
- a CDS encoding GbsR/MarR family transcriptional regulator codes for MPAAFGKLMGWLLICDPPQQTSTQLAQSLGLSKGSVSTGMRALEQIGMVRRVPAPGRGHAYEMLPDALARTVDARRVYLSIQTVMQKGIDVLGGDETLPRAQRLRVSRDFYAFVGARIPQLLEEFVRTEGLS; via the coding sequence ATGCCGGCCGCCTTCGGCAAACTGATGGGCTGGCTGCTCATCTGCGACCCGCCCCAGCAGACCAGCACCCAGCTGGCCCAGTCGCTCGGCCTGTCGAAAGGCTCGGTGAGCACCGGCATGCGCGCGCTCGAGCAGATCGGCATGGTCCGGCGGGTGCCCGCCCCGGGGCGCGGGCACGCCTACGAGATGCTGCCCGACGCGCTCGCCCGCACCGTCGACGCCCGCCGGGTCTACCTGAGCATCCAGACGGTGATGCAGAAGGGCATCGACGTGCTCGGCGGCGACGAGACCCTGCCGCGGGCCCAGCGGCTGCGGGTGTCGCGCGACTTCTACGCCTTCGTGGGCGCGCGGATCCCGCAACTGCTCGAGGAATTCGTCCGTACGGAAGGGCTGTCCTAG
- a CDS encoding ABC transporter ATP-binding protein yields MGDEPAIRTEALVKRYGRGGTTALKGLDLTVGRGEVFGFLGPNGAGKSTTIRILLDLLRPTSGSVRVLGCDPRSGPGVRTRIGYLAGDFVADRRQTGRELLGYLADLRGGVPVQRIHQLAAAWDVDLDKRIGSLSKGNRQKLGVIQAFMHRPPLLVLDEPTSGLDPFLQQQFVALVQEAAGNGQTVFMSSHVMSEVQQTCDRVGIIRAGTLVAVEHIEDLRRRALRTIEVHFAGAAPALSVPGVSEVSVDGTVLRCKLSGDADALVKELARHHVVDLISEEPELEDLFFSYYQHPGA; encoded by the coding sequence ATGGGGGACGAGCCGGCCATCCGCACCGAGGCGCTGGTCAAGCGTTACGGCCGCGGTGGCACCACAGCGTTGAAGGGGCTGGACCTGACCGTCGGGCGCGGCGAGGTCTTCGGCTTCCTCGGTCCCAACGGGGCCGGCAAGAGCACCACCATCCGCATCCTGCTGGACCTGCTGCGGCCCACCTCGGGCAGCGTACGGGTGCTCGGCTGCGATCCGCGGTCCGGCCCCGGCGTCCGTACCCGGATCGGTTACCTGGCCGGGGATTTCGTCGCCGACCGCCGGCAGACCGGGCGGGAGCTGCTCGGTTACCTCGCCGATCTGCGTGGCGGCGTGCCGGTCCAGCGCATCCACCAGCTCGCCGCCGCCTGGGACGTCGACCTGGACAAGCGGATCGGCAGCCTGTCCAAGGGGAACCGGCAGAAGCTCGGCGTGATCCAGGCCTTCATGCACCGGCCGCCGCTGCTCGTGCTCGACGAGCCGACCAGCGGGCTGGACCCGTTCCTGCAGCAGCAGTTCGTTGCGCTCGTGCAGGAGGCCGCCGGCAACGGACAGACGGTGTTCATGTCCTCGCACGTCATGAGCGAGGTGCAGCAGACCTGCGACCGGGTCGGCATCATCCGGGCGGGCACGCTGGTCGCCGTCGAGCACATCGAGGACCTGCGCCGGCGGGCCCTGCGCACGATCGAGGTGCACTTCGCCGGCGCTGCCCCGGCCCTGTCGGTGCCCGGCGTCTCCGAGGTGTCGGTCGACGGCACAGTGTTGCGCTGCAAGCTGTCCGGCGACGCCGACGCGCTCGTCAAGGAGCTGGCGCGGCATCACGTGGTCGACCTGATCAGCGAGGAACCCGAACTCGAGGACCTGTTCTTCAGCTACTACCAGCACCCGGGGGCATGA
- a CDS encoding ABC transporter permease, giving the protein MMRVFRKSVRDNQRAWIGWTVALSAVAAMYASFYPSINNPAMADALNAFPQSVKDALHMQDYTRPENYFAVSVFGLLVPILLAVFAISAGVKAIAGDEEAGTLELVQAQPVSRVALALQRFLGIVVALTAIATVMFLVVTALRGPGQFTALSPGRLFAVCLQLALFGLLFAALAYGVGAWTGRRVIAIAAGATVAVLGYLADTFFPQIAGLRWTEAFSPFNWYLGGEPLKHGVQWGHVALLLGLAALLVAAGTWRYQRRDLRG; this is encoded by the coding sequence ATGATGCGCGTCTTCCGCAAGTCGGTGCGCGACAACCAGCGGGCCTGGATCGGCTGGACGGTGGCGCTGTCCGCGGTCGCGGCCATGTACGCCTCGTTCTACCCCAGCATCAACAACCCGGCGATGGCCGACGCGCTGAACGCCTTCCCGCAGTCGGTCAAGGACGCGCTGCACATGCAGGACTACACCCGGCCGGAGAACTACTTCGCGGTCAGCGTGTTCGGCCTGCTGGTGCCGATCCTGCTGGCGGTGTTCGCCATCTCGGCCGGGGTCAAGGCGATCGCCGGCGACGAGGAGGCGGGCACGCTGGAACTCGTCCAGGCCCAGCCGGTGAGCCGGGTCGCGCTGGCGCTGCAACGCTTCCTCGGCATCGTGGTGGCGCTGACCGCCATCGCCACGGTCATGTTCCTGGTCGTCACCGCGCTGCGCGGCCCGGGGCAGTTCACCGCCCTGTCCCCCGGCCGGCTGTTCGCGGTGTGCCTGCAGCTGGCGCTGTTCGGGCTGCTGTTCGCCGCGCTGGCCTACGGCGTGGGCGCGTGGACCGGTCGCCGCGTCATCGCCATCGCCGCGGGTGCCACCGTGGCGGTGCTGGGCTACCTGGCCGACACGTTCTTCCCCCAGATCGCCGGCCTGCGCTGGACCGAGGCGTTCTCCCCGTTCAACTGGTACCTGGGCGGCGAGCCGTTGAAGCACGGCGTGCAGTGGGGCCACGTGGCACTCCTGCTCGGCCTCGCCGCCCTGCTGGTCGCCGCCGGCACCTGGCGCTACCAGCGGCGCGACCTGCGCGGATGA
- a CDS encoding M1 family metallopeptidase, with translation MVRKRAVGLAVVMSASVLLAGGPAGAAVPAAGAGAAGIGDPYYPLDGNGGYDVKHYDLAVRYAPDTDALAGTVRIRAVATQQLSSFDLDLDGLTVRSITVDGRPATWTRDGTELVVKPRRALRKGHGFDTRIVYDGVPAVIHDPDLGDGGAFATDDGVVVLGEPDVAQAWFPSNDHPSDKASYSIALTVPKGLQAVSNGVPAGRSTSGAWTTWRWEQAEPMATYLAMAAIGHYDVTSYRKNGITFFDAIDPALPAETYQRVAKSFAREPEILRFLSGYFGPYPFRAAGGIVDADGEWGYALENQGRPIYTPQDFGSQEAGDDVVVHELAHQWYGDSVSVQRWSDIWLNEGFATYAEWLWSEHEGLGTVQENFDHVYATPATSSLWRAKPADPGAPNLFIGAVYNRGAMTLQALRLAVGDRAFFSILRSWARTHRGGNGSTAQFIALAERVSGRNLDALFTAWLYTPSKPAHP, from the coding sequence ATGGTGCGCAAGAGGGCCGTTGGCCTGGCTGTGGTGATGTCCGCTTCGGTGCTGCTGGCGGGGGGTCCGGCTGGTGCGGCGGTGCCGGCTGCCGGTGCGGGGGCGGCGGGGATCGGGGATCCCTACTATCCGTTGGACGGCAACGGCGGGTATGACGTCAAGCATTACGACCTGGCGGTGCGGTATGCGCCGGACACCGATGCGCTGGCCGGGACGGTCAGGATCCGGGCGGTGGCGACGCAGCAGCTGTCCTCGTTCGACCTGGATCTGGACGGGTTGACGGTCCGGTCGATCACCGTGGACGGGCGGCCCGCGACGTGGACGCGGGACGGCACCGAGCTGGTCGTCAAGCCGCGGCGGGCGCTGCGCAAGGGGCATGGCTTCGACACCCGGATCGTGTACGACGGCGTGCCGGCGGTCATCCACGATCCTGACCTGGGCGACGGGGGAGCGTTCGCCACCGACGACGGGGTGGTCGTCCTGGGCGAGCCGGACGTCGCGCAGGCGTGGTTCCCGTCGAACGACCATCCGAGCGACAAGGCGTCGTACTCGATCGCTTTGACCGTGCCCAAGGGGCTGCAGGCCGTCTCCAACGGGGTGCCCGCCGGGCGTTCCACCTCGGGGGCCTGGACCACGTGGCGGTGGGAGCAGGCCGAGCCGATGGCCACGTATCTGGCGATGGCGGCGATCGGGCACTACGACGTCACTTCGTACCGGAAGAACGGCATCACGTTCTTCGACGCGATCGACCCGGCGCTGCCCGCGGAGACGTACCAGCGGGTGGCGAAGTCGTTCGCGCGCGAGCCGGAGATCCTGCGGTTCCTGTCGGGGTACTTCGGGCCGTACCCGTTCCGGGCGGCCGGGGGCATCGTGGACGCCGACGGTGAGTGGGGGTATGCGCTGGAGAACCAGGGGCGGCCGATCTACACGCCGCAGGACTTCGGGTCGCAGGAGGCCGGCGACGACGTCGTGGTGCACGAGCTGGCCCATCAGTGGTACGGCGACAGTGTGTCGGTGCAGCGGTGGAGTGACATCTGGCTCAACGAGGGCTTCGCGACCTATGCCGAGTGGCTGTGGAGCGAGCACGAGGGCCTGGGCACCGTGCAGGAGAACTTCGACCATGTGTACGCGACCCCGGCCACGTCCTCGCTCTGGCGCGCGAAGCCGGCCGATCCCGGGGCGCCGAACCTGTTCATCGGGGCCGTCTACAACCGGGGCGCGATGACCTTGCAGGCGCTCCGGCTGGCCGTGGGTGACCGGGCGTTCTTCTCGATCCTGCGCTCGTGGGCCCGGACGCATCGCGGCGGCAACGGCTCCACCGCCCAGTTCATCGCGCTGGCCGAGCGGGTGTCGGGGCGCAACCTCGACGCGCTGTTCACCGCCTGGCTCTACACCCCGTCGAAGCCGGCCCACCCGTAA
- a CDS encoding pectate lyase, with amino-acid sequence MKRSSASRWVAGGATAVAVAAITMALPMSSASAADNLSLSGGADGSSKAGGTSYGDVKDGDTATYWSPASATGFISVKWTSTTTVSSAVIKQASGGGSISSWRLLNADSGAVLTSGSGSPSTITFASTALKKLTFDITGASGAPRIAEFETYAGGGSTPTTPPPGGPTTTPPGNPGAPTGQWPTSTGSVSISGTVAVSGTFDGGMKTYCCIGDGSQSESQDPMFEIANGGTLQNVILGSPAGDGVHCLGTCTIRNVWWNDIGEDAATFLQTNGGTSYVIGGGARNGSDKTFQHNGNGTVSISGFFLSGAGKLYRACGNCTTAYQRNVVVDNVLLTGVGYVVGINTNWGDTATITRVTVNSGAVVCGMYKGVPKGSEPTYLGEGWNTTNCKVSRSDITYK; translated from the coding sequence ATGAAACGATCATCCGCTTCCCGGTGGGTTGCCGGCGGGGCAACCGCCGTGGCGGTCGCCGCGATCACGATGGCCCTGCCGATGTCGTCCGCATCGGCCGCCGACAACCTGAGCCTCAGCGGCGGCGCTGACGGTTCCAGCAAGGCCGGCGGCACCAGCTACGGCGACGTCAAGGACGGCGACACCGCCACCTACTGGTCGCCGGCCAGTGCGACCGGCTTCATCTCGGTCAAGTGGACCAGCACCACGACGGTGTCCAGCGCCGTGATCAAGCAGGCCTCCGGCGGCGGCTCGATCAGCTCCTGGCGGCTGCTCAACGCCGACAGCGGTGCGGTCCTGACCAGCGGCAGCGGCAGTCCCAGCACCATCACGTTCGCCTCGACGGCGCTGAAGAAGCTCACTTTCGACATCACCGGCGCGAGCGGCGCACCGCGGATCGCCGAGTTCGAGACGTACGCCGGTGGCGGCTCCACCCCGACCACGCCGCCGCCCGGCGGACCCACCACCACCCCGCCGGGCAACCCCGGCGCGCCGACCGGGCAGTGGCCGACCTCGACCGGCTCGGTCAGCATCTCCGGCACCGTCGCGGTCTCCGGAACCTTCGACGGCGGCATGAAGACGTACTGCTGCATCGGCGACGGCTCGCAGAGCGAGTCGCAGGACCCGATGTTCGAGATCGCCAACGGCGGCACCCTGCAGAACGTCATCCTCGGCTCGCCGGCCGGTGACGGCGTGCACTGCCTGGGCACCTGCACCATCCGCAACGTCTGGTGGAACGACATCGGCGAGGACGCCGCGACGTTCCTGCAGACCAACGGCGGCACCAGCTACGTCATCGGCGGCGGCGCGAGAAACGGCAGCGACAAGACGTTCCAGCACAACGGCAACGGCACCGTCAGCATCTCCGGCTTCTTCCTCAGCGGCGCGGGCAAGCTCTACCGCGCCTGCGGCAACTGCACCACCGCGTACCAGCGCAACGTCGTGGTCGACAACGTCCTGTTGACCGGCGTCGGCTACGTCGTCGGCATCAACACCAACTGGGGCGACACCGCCACCATCACCCGCGTCACGGTCAACTCCGGCGCGGTGGTCTGCGGCATGTACAAGGGCGTCCCGAAGGGCAGCGAACCGACCTATCTCGGTGAGGGCTGGAACACCACCAACTGCAAGGTCAGCAGGAGCGACATCACGTACAAGTAG
- a CDS encoding polysaccharide lyase family 1 protein: protein MKRLPAALATAAVGAATVAALPMTGAAAATGGVTGYATQNGGTTGGAGGTTVKATTGTAIHQALCGRASSSTPITIQVEGTITVGNTAKVSGTSCTTAAGVIEIKEVSNVTIVGVGAGAVFDQIGIHLRGSANIIVQNVTVRNVKKSGSPTSNGGDAIGMESNVHNVWIDHNTLYASGGEDEGYDSLIDMKAGTTYVTVSYNTLRNSGRGGLVGSSDSDLANGPVTFHHNLYENIDSRTPLLRGATAHIYNNYYVNLNESGINPRAGGKARVDNNYFKNSKDVLGTFYTDLPGSWQVSGNIFDNVTWSAPSDENNPAGPDPRSNTSISIPYAYQLDAAGCVPQIVTATAGAGTGLQVSNGSCSVTPPPATTPPTTTPPPTTTPPSGGNLSIGAGADGSSKASGTSYGNVIDGSTGTSWSPAGSTGDISVKWGAATTISRVVIKESAAGRIGAWHLLNADTGAVLSSGTGAGTITFAATSLKKITFRITSASATPTVAEFETYAS, encoded by the coding sequence ATGAAACGACTCCCTGCGGCCCTGGCCACGGCGGCCGTCGGTGCCGCGACCGTGGCCGCCCTGCCGATGACCGGCGCGGCGGCGGCAACCGGCGGCGTGACCGGCTATGCGACGCAGAACGGCGGCACCACCGGCGGCGCGGGCGGCACCACCGTCAAGGCGACCACCGGCACCGCCATCCACCAGGCCCTCTGCGGCCGGGCCAGCAGCTCGACGCCGATCACCATCCAGGTCGAAGGCACGATAACGGTCGGCAACACCGCCAAGGTGTCCGGCACCAGCTGCACCACCGCGGCGGGCGTGATCGAGATCAAGGAGGTCAGCAACGTCACGATCGTCGGGGTCGGCGCCGGGGCGGTCTTCGACCAGATCGGCATCCACCTGCGCGGCTCGGCCAACATCATCGTGCAGAACGTGACGGTGCGGAACGTGAAGAAGTCCGGCTCGCCCACCTCCAACGGCGGCGACGCGATCGGCATGGAGAGCAACGTCCACAACGTCTGGATCGACCACAACACCCTGTACGCCTCGGGCGGCGAGGACGAGGGCTACGACTCGCTGATCGACATGAAGGCCGGCACCACGTACGTCACGGTCTCGTACAACACGCTGCGCAACTCCGGCCGCGGCGGCCTGGTCGGCTCCAGCGACAGCGACCTGGCCAACGGGCCGGTCACGTTCCACCACAACCTGTACGAGAACATCGACTCGCGGACACCGCTGCTGCGCGGCGCCACCGCGCACATCTACAACAACTACTACGTCAACCTGAACGAGTCGGGCATCAACCCGAGGGCCGGCGGCAAGGCGCGGGTGGACAACAACTACTTCAAGAACTCCAAGGACGTCCTCGGCACGTTCTACACCGACCTGCCCGGCTCCTGGCAGGTCAGCGGCAACATCTTCGACAACGTCACCTGGTCGGCGCCCAGCGACGAGAACAACCCCGCCGGACCCGACCCCCGATCGAACACCTCGATCAGCATTCCGTACGCCTACCAGCTGGACGCCGCCGGCTGCGTACCCCAGATCGTCACGGCCACCGCGGGCGCCGGCACCGGCCTGCAGGTGTCGAACGGAAGCTGCTCGGTGACCCCGCCACCCGCCACGACACCGCCCACCACCACCCCGCCGCCCACCACCACCCCGCCGAGCGGCGGCAACCTGAGCATCGGGGCGGGCGCGGACGGCTCCAGCAAGGCGAGCGGCACCAGCTACGGCAACGTGATCGACGGCAGCACGGGCACCTCCTGGTCCCCGGCCGGCAGCACCGGTGACATCTCCGTCAAATGGGGTGCGGCCACCACGATCTCGCGGGTGGTCATCAAGGAATCCGCAGCCGGCCGGATCGGCGCCTGGCACCTGCTCAACGCCGACACCGGCGCGGTCCTCTCATCCGGAACCGGCGCCGGCACCATCACGTTCGCCGCGACGTCGCTGAAGAAGATCACCTTCCGCATCACCAGCGCATCCGCCACCCCCACGGTGGCCGAGTTCGAGACGTACGCCAGTTAG
- a CDS encoding helix-turn-helix transcriptional regulator has protein sequence MDTTDVPWSATGLDPLAGRVLEHLVAVRSADRDEVADTAGVSPAEAERALQHLADSALASRIGGAEPRWAAAPPRPSLGALLARRRAELARVEDLVEQLSAAHEAVSGPRATDMVEVLKSEEVPARYHHLLVGSSSEVLHLAKPPYVTGTPASAGAADVTPGVRMRSVYETDGFTDAVSLMTAVRGTGQGGHLRLTSQIPLKLVVFDRAAALLPIRGDRPSSGSLVVHSPALVMALAALFEHVWERAEPVTLTRRHDLADTDRGLPASGRDLRTREILRMMAAGMKDETIARILDLSRRTVQQHITDAGAVLGARTRFQLAVLAAKQGWLTEDDTVAQPESLPSR, from the coding sequence ATGGACACAACGGACGTACCGTGGTCGGCAACGGGTCTTGATCCACTGGCCGGGCGCGTGCTGGAGCACCTGGTGGCCGTGCGATCGGCGGACCGCGACGAGGTGGCGGACACGGCCGGGGTGTCACCCGCCGAGGCGGAGCGGGCGCTGCAGCACCTGGCGGACTCGGCCCTGGCCTCCCGGATCGGCGGCGCCGAACCGCGCTGGGCCGCCGCACCGCCGCGACCGTCGCTCGGCGCCCTGCTGGCCCGGCGGCGAGCCGAACTGGCCCGGGTCGAGGACCTCGTGGAGCAGCTCTCCGCAGCTCACGAAGCGGTGTCCGGGCCACGCGCCACGGACATGGTGGAGGTGCTGAAGAGCGAAGAGGTGCCTGCCCGCTACCACCACCTGCTCGTGGGAAGCTCGTCCGAAGTGCTGCATCTCGCGAAGCCGCCGTACGTGACCGGCACACCGGCGTCCGCCGGAGCGGCCGACGTGACACCCGGGGTACGGATGCGCTCGGTCTACGAGACGGACGGCTTCACCGACGCGGTGTCCCTGATGACCGCGGTGCGCGGCACCGGCCAGGGCGGGCACCTGCGGCTGACCTCGCAGATCCCGCTGAAACTGGTGGTGTTCGACCGGGCGGCTGCGCTGCTGCCGATCCGGGGGGACCGCCCGTCGTCGGGTTCCCTGGTGGTGCACTCGCCCGCCCTGGTGATGGCGCTGGCCGCGCTGTTCGAGCACGTGTGGGAACGCGCCGAGCCGGTGACCCTGACGAGACGCCACGACCTGGCGGACACCGACCGCGGCCTGCCCGCCTCGGGACGCGACCTGCGCACCCGGGAGATCCTGCGGATGATGGCGGCCGGGATGAAGGACGAGACGATCGCCCGGATCCTCGACCTGAGCCGCCGCACGGTCCAGCAGCACATCACCGACGCGGGTGCCGTGCTGGGCGCCCGCACCCGCTTCCAGCTCGCCGTGCTGGCGGCGAAACAGGGCTGGCTGACCGAGGACGACACCGTGGCGCAACCGGAGTCGCTACCATCCCGCTGA